GACGATAATTTCATCTCCCAGAGGATGTGAAACGCGGAGATTTGAAAGATCAATTTTGAAGCGCCATGGGGTTGTTTTTAGCGAACCGATTTCTATGCGCCAAGGAGCAAAGGGGCGGTACGTTTCCAGAATCCAGCGTTGTACTTGTGGGCGATTAAGAAGATAAAAGGGTGTCTGGATAACCACCACGGTTAACAGGAGAACCGTTAAAAGGTGCCACTTTAGTTTTTTCCCCCTCTTCATGTTTTGATTTTGATGGAACGAGCCTGCTTTTTATCCGGCAAAATTTTTCTTCGACTCAATTTGTCGAGAAGTTTTTGATGAATATTGTCGAAATCGCCATTGGAAAAGAAAGCCACGACGTCTTCCGGGCTAATACCTCGCGTAATAAACTCCACAATAAAATCCGTTCCCTGAACGGCGTAGGCATCAACCCCTCTTTTCATGAGGTCATCGGCCAGTTTTGCCGTATCCAGTCGTTCGTTCTCCGGAATTTTTTCGGGATGATAAAGCCCCGCAATGATGACGCGGTCGGCACCGTGAAAGGCGCTCAAATATTCTTCGTAAAGTGTTTTGCGCCGTGAAGTGTTGGAACGGGGTTCGAAGACGACAATCAGACGCTGGCCCGGAAATTTTTCTTTGATCGCCTCGATGGTTCGTTTGACAGCGGTGGGGTGATGCGCAAAATCATCAATGACAGTAACTCCCTTCACAGTTCCCTTGATTTCCTGACGGCGTTTCACTCCCTGAAATGTTTTTAGTCCACTGCCTATCTGTTCCCATGAAAGACCCAGTTGATGGCAGAGTCCCGTTACCGCGACGGCATTCTCCAGATTCGCCGGTCCTGTCATGGAAAGAAAGAGGGGGATTCTTTCGTCTTTGTGACAGAGAGTAAAATGAGTTCCCTGTGGCGAAGGCAAAATATTTTGTGCCACATAGTCGCCAAAACGAAGACCGTAGCGAAAAAGCGGATAGTTATGAATGTGAGTCAGCTCTGTGATTTTTGGAGAATCGGCCCAAACAAGCAGAGGCGATTTTGAAGAAAGCGTGGCTATAAATTTTTCAAATCCCTTCATGATGCTATCAAAG
The window above is part of the Deltaproteobacteria bacterium genome. Proteins encoded here:
- a CDS encoding UDP-N-acetylmuramate:L-alanyl-gamma-D-glutamyl-meso-diaminopimelate ligase; this translates as VVEGDEYDTAFFDKGPKFAHYRPFGAILTSIEWDHADIYPTFDSIMKGFEKFIATLSSKSPLLVWADSPKITELTHIHNYPLFRYGLRFGDYVAQNILPSPQGTHFTLCHKDERIPLFLSMTGPANLENAVAVTGLCHQLGLSWEQIGSGLKTFQGVKRRQEIKGTVKGVTVIDDFAHHPTAVKRTIEAIKEKFPGQRLIVVFEPRSNTSRRKTLYEEYLSAFHGADRVIIAGLYHPEKIPENERLDTAKLADDLMKRGVDAYAVQGTDFIVEFITRGISPEDVVAFFSNGDFDNIHQKLLDKLSRRKILPDKKQARSIKIKT